One Plasmodium vivax chromosome 13, whole genome shotgun sequence genomic region harbors:
- a CDS encoding hypothetical protein, conserved (encoded by transcript PVX_086200A): MKPPLLACFLFLLASARTARGLRTHNVGDRVDGGGGVIDRGGAATDRNGGSRGDADGGGDDGRGARDGSGDDGNGDDGRGAHERGNADGGDDRGIGNADGGDSRGIGNADGGGPAGEANQSNRANLCSCDFTERLNFIPQEKTKVVCNLNPHHGEEVKIWVNKEYEVSCFENSRVYCPLKDYIMNNTNIVTFSPKLKYSINDVVHRDREVKEYHLQIDREASDILFFCTIKPKQVSELLEGEVKINLKREVGEQYSVASEDGTHVCDFSKGNLNISPSAGFNYKHDRSVSCIYLVIPNKLFLIKLPKLNIVTEQFLPNLVSCLSEYSFINFNLKHVEESDDSISLHLSFGDFKKNFNVSCAFDLSEYAVEPCSLGKKGIVTFYFNA; the protein is encoded by the coding sequence ATGAAACCCCCCCTGCTGGCgtgcttccttttcctgcTAGCGAGCGCCAGAACGGCGCGGGGCCTGCGGACGCACAACGTCGGCGACCGGGTTGACGGCGGCGGGGGAGTCATCGACAGAGGGGGCGCGGCCACGGATAGGAACGGCGGCAGTAGAGGCGACGCCGATGGGGGCGGTGACGACGGAAGGGGTGCCCGCGATGGAAGCGGTGACGATGGAAACGGTGACGACGGAAGAGGTGCCCACGAAAGAGGCAATGCTGACGGAGGGGATGACCGCGGTATAGGCAACGCTGACGGAGGAGATAGCCGCGGTATAGGCAACGCTGACGGAGGAGGCCCCGCAGGTGAAGCCAACCAGAGCAACCGCGCGAACCTGTGCTCCTGCGACTTCACAGAAAGATTAAACTTCATTCCGCAAGAAAAAACCAAAGTGGTGTGCAACCTGAACCCTCACCACGGAGAAGAGGTGAAAATTTGGGTTAACAAAGAATACGAAGTGAGTTGCTTCGAAAACTCTCGAGTCTACTGCCCACTGAAGGATTACATAATGAATAACACAAACATTGTAACCTTTTCCCCCAAACTGAAATATAGCATAAATGATGTGGTGCACCGAGATAGGGAGGTGAAGGAGTACCACCTACAGATTGACAGAGAGGCAAGtgacattttgtttttctgtACAATCAAACCGAAGCAGGTGTCTGAATTGCTAGAGGGAGAAGTGAAGATCAATTTGAAGAGAGAAGTTGGTGAGCAGTATTCAGTGGCAAGTGAAGATGGGACCCACGTTTGTGATTTTTCCAAAGGCAATTTAAACATTTCACCATCAGCAGGGTTTAATTATAAACATGACAGATCGGTTAGCTGCATCTACCTGGTAATTccaaacaaattatttttaattaaactCCCCAAATTAAATATCGTAACGGAGCAGTTCCTACCCAACTTGGTTAGCTGCCTGTCTGAATActcttttattaattttaatttgaaacATGTGGAAGAATCTGATGACTCCATTTCTTTGCACCTATCCTTTGgcgattttaaaaagaacttTAATGTGTCCTGCGCATTTGACTTATCCGAATATGCCGTTGAGCCCTGTTCGCTCGGGAAGAAGGGAATCGTGACGTTTTACTTTAACGCGTAG